Proteins from a genomic interval of Sphingopyxis sp. QXT-31:
- a CDS encoding GlsB/YeaQ/YmgE family stress response membrane protein — MGIIVTLIVGGIIGWLASIVMRTDAQQGIILNVVVGIVGAFLGNILGGLFGMGASLSTFSPIGLLWAFIGAVVLLGLINLVRRGRVR; from the coding sequence ATGGGTATCATCGTTACGCTGATCGTCGGCGGGATCATCGGCTGGCTGGCGAGCATCGTCATGCGCACCGATGCGCAACAGGGGATCATCCTGAACGTCGTCGTCGGCATCGTCGGCGCATTTCTGGGCAATATTCTGGGCGGATTGTTCGGAATGGGCGCCAGCCTCAGCACCTTCAGCCCGATCGGCCTGCTGTGGGCCTTTATCGGCGCCGTCGTGTTGCTTGGCCTGATCAATCTGGTCCGCCGCGGCCGCGTCCGCTGA
- a CDS encoding GlsB/YeaQ/YmgE family stress response membrane protein yields MTWIIAIIMGGIIGWLASIVMRTDAQQGIFLNIVVGCIGSILGRFLFGSFLGGGHLRGDAFDPMTLLTAFLGAVLLLGIVNLIRRGRVR; encoded by the coding sequence ATGACTTGGATTATCGCAATCATCATGGGCGGCATCATCGGCTGGCTCGCCAGCATCGTGATGCGCACCGACGCCCAGCAGGGCATTTTCCTGAACATCGTCGTCGGCTGTATCGGGTCGATCCTCGGCCGCTTCCTGTTCGGCAGCTTTCTGGGCGGCGGGCATTTGCGCGGCGATGCCTTCGATCCGATGACCCTGCTCACCGCTTTCCTCGGCGCGGTACTTCTGCTTGGCATCGTCAACCTGATCAGGCGCGGTCGCGTGCGCTGA